A stretch of the Elephas maximus indicus isolate mEleMax1 chromosome 3, mEleMax1 primary haplotype, whole genome shotgun sequence genome encodes the following:
- the MAP3K6 gene encoding mitogen-activated protein kinase kinase kinase 6 isoform X4, whose product MMFSRRTRGYFRETIRQDIRRARERFSGQQLRQELARLQRGLDSVELLSPDIVMNLLLSYRDVQDYSAIIELVETLQALPTCDVAEQHNVCFHYTFALNRRNRPGDREKALAVLLPLVQFEGSVAPDLYCMCGRVYKDMFFSSGFQDAGHREQAYHWYRKAFEVEPSLHSGINAAVLLLAAGQRFEDSEELRLIGMKLGCLLARKGCVEKMQYYWDVGFYLGAQILANDATQVVLAAEQLYKLNAPICLAAVWAELRTRLCLQVSGVSDGNIPALPALQTHPGAPRRAPAPCPLLAPLLATVLQAIQACLSARGSVLGAGLGAKQGAAPCEARGSGCGPSERCDSQPVGAGDPEQALQLDLPSRLCLRRQHLQAGRALLLPLRASPGSGRPAVLPQRRALPVVRAASWGGFCGLIQTSVTNPDSTAPAEGAEGVGEVLEFDYEYSETGERLVLGKGTYGVVYAGRERHTKVRIAIKEIPERDSRFSQPLHKEIALHKRLRHKNIVRYLGSASQGGYLKIFMEEVPGGSLSSLLRSVWGPLKDNESTISFYTRQILQGLSYLHDNHIVHRDIKGDNVLINTFSGLLKISDFGTSKRLAGITPCTETFTGTLQYMAPEIIDQGPRGYGKAADIWSLGCTVIEMATGRPPFYELGSPQAAMFQVGMYKVHPPMPNSLSAEAQAFLLQTFEPDPRLRASAQALLGDPFLQPGKKSRSPSSPRHAPLPSDVPSASLTPSADSTTQSQTFPCSQAPSQHPPSPPKRCLSYGGTSRLRVPEKPGAEEPPSPEESSGLSLLHQESKRRAMLAGVLEQELSVLADSLRLEQEQGPQLGRNQVEQLLRCLRAHIHTPNRRQLAQDLRALQRQLRAQGLGPGLLQGPLFAFPDAVKQVLRRRQIRPHWMFVLDSLLSRAVRAALAVLGPEVEKEVVSQLSEEPTKDKGSQTKQQETLVQCNPLPKEPEYGPPPLMVQLGLLRAETNRLRAVLAEKERECQALMQRALQRVDGEALASEPPAAFPADQGLVQWLQELSVDAVTIQTLLNHSFSLHALLTCVTQDDLSYTHIRGGMVCRIWRAILEQRAGASPGTQEAE is encoded by the exons TGGCTATTTCCGGGAGACCATTCGGCAGGACATCCGGCGGGCACGGGAGCGGTTCAGTGGGCAGCAGCTCCGGCAGGAGCTGGCTCGCCTGCAGCGGGGACTGGACAGCGTGGAGCTGCTGAGCCCCGACATTGTCATGAACCTGCTGCTCTCCTACCGTGACGTGCAG GACTACTCAGCTATCATTGAGCTGGTGGAGACGCTGCAGGCCTTGCCCACCTGTGATGTGGCCGAGCAGCATAATGTCTGCTTCCACTACACATTTGCCCTCAACCG GAGGAACAGGCCTGGGGACCGTGAAAAGGCACTGGCCGTGCTGCTGCCACTGGTACAGTTTGAAGGTTCTGTGGCACCTGACCTGTACTGCATGTGTGGCCGTGTCTACAAAGACATGTTCTTCAGCTCTGGCTTCCAGGATGCTGGGCACCGGGAGCAGGCCTATCACTG GTATCGAAAGGCCTTTGAGGTGGAGCCCAGCCTCCACTCAGGCATCAATGCAGCTGTGCTCCTCCTTGCTGCTGGGCAGCGCTTCGAGGACTCTGAGGAGCTCCGGCTCATAG GCATGAAGCTGGGTTGCCTGCTGGCCCGCAAAGGCTGTGTGGAGAAGATGCAGTATTACTGGGATGTAGGCTTCTACCTGGGAGCCCAGATCCTCGCCAATGACGCCACCCAGGTGGTGCTGGCTGCAGAGCAGCTATACAAGCTCAATGCCCCCATCTG TCTAGCTGCTGTTTGGGCTGAGCTGAGGACAAGGCTGTGCCTGCAGGTATCTGGTGTCAGTGATGGAAACATTCCTGCTCTACCAGCACTTCAGACCCACCCCGGAGCCCCTCGGAGGGCCCCCGCGCCGTGCCCACTTCTGGCTCCACTTCTTGCTACAGTCCTGCAAGCCATTCAAGCCTGCCTCTCCGCAAGAGGATCAGTGCTTG GTGCTGGTCTTGGAGCTAAACAAGGTGCTGCTCCCTGCGAGGCTCGAGGTTCAGGGTGCGGACCCAGTGAGCGCTGTGACTCTCAGCCTGTTGGAGCCGGAGACCCAG AACAAGCCCTCCAGCTGGACCTTCCCAGTCGCCTCTGTCTGCGGCGTCAG CACCTCCAAGCGGGACGAGCGCTGCTGCTTCCTCTACGTGCTTCCCCCGGCTCAGGACGTCCAGCTGTGCTTCCCCAGCGTAGGGCACTGCCAGTGGTGCGCGCAGCCTCTTGGGGCGG GTTCTGCGGCCTGATCCAGACCTCGGTGACGAATCCGGATTCCACGGCGCCCGCGGAAGGGGCGGAGGGCGTGGGGGAGGTGCTGGAG TTTGACTATGAGTACTCAGAGACCGGCGAACGTCTGGTTCTGGGCAAGGGCACGTATGGGGTGGTGTACGCAGGCCGCGAACGACACACGAAAGTGCGCATCGCCATCAAAGAGATCCCAGAGCGGGACAGCAG GTTCTCTCAGCCCCTGCATAAAGAGATCGCTTTGCACAAACGCCTGCGACACAAGAACATCGTGCGCTATCTGGGCTCAGCCAGCCAGGGTGGCTACCTCAAGATCTTCATGGAggaagtgcctggag GCAGCCTCTCTTCCTTGCTGCGGTCAGTGTGGGGACCCCTGAAGGACAATGAGAGCACCATCAGTTTCTATACCCGGCAGATACTTCAGGGACTCAGCTATCTGCATGACAACCACATCGTGCACCGGGATATCAAG GGGGACAATGTGCTGATCAACACCTTCAGTGGGCTGCTCAAGATTTCTGACTTTGGCACCTCCAAGCGGCTGGCAGGCATCACACCCTGCACTGAGACCTTTACAG GAACCCTGCAGTATATGGCCCCAGAAATCATTGACCAAGGCCCACGAGGGTATGGGAAGGCGGCTGACATCTGGTCATTGGGCTGCACTGTAATTGAGATGGCCACAGGTCGCCCGCCCTTCTATGAACTAGGGAGCCCACAGGCTGCCATGTTTCAG GTGGGCATGTACAAGGTGCATCCGCCAATGCCCAATTCTCTGTCTGCTGAGGCCCAAGCCTTCCTCCTCCAAACTTTTGAGCCAGACCCCCGCCTCCGAGCCAGTGCCCAAGCTCTGTTGGGGGACCCTTTCCTGCAGCCTGGGAAGAAGAGCCGCAGCCCCAGCTCCCCTCGCCATGCTCCACTGCCCTCAG ATGTCCCTTCAGCCAGCCTCACTCCCTCAGCTGACTCAACCACCCAGTCCCAGACATTCCCGTGCTCTCAGGCACCCTCACAGCACCCGCCCAGCCCTCCGAAGCGCTGCCTCAGTTACGGGGGCACCAGCAGGCTCCG GGTGCCCGAGAAGCCCGGGGCCGAGGAACCCCCTTCCCCTGAGGAGAGTTCGGGGCTGAGCCTGCTGCACCAAGAGAGCAAGCGCCGGGCCATGCTGGCGGGGGTGCTGGAGCAGGAGCTGTCTGTGCTGGCGGACAGTCTGCGCCTGGAGCAGGAACAG GGTCCTCAGCTTGGCAGGAATCAGGTGGAACAGCTACTGCGCTGCCTCCGGGCACATATCCACACTCCCAACCGCCGGCAGCTGGCCCAGGACCTGCGGGCTCTGCAAAGGCAGCTGCGGGCCCAGGGCCTTGGGCCTGGGCTTCTTCAAGGACCACTCTTTGCCTTCCCGGATGCG GTGAAGCAGGTCCTCCGCAGGCGCCAGATCCGCCCACACTGGATGTTCGTGCTGGACTCGCTGCTTAGCCGCGCTGTCCGGGCAGCCTTGGCTGTGCTAGGCCCGG AGGTGGAGAAGGAGGTAGTCTCCCAGCTGTCAGAGGAGCCGACTAAAGACAAGGGGTCCCAGACGAAGCAACAGGAGACCCTCGTTCAGTGTAACCCGCTCCCGAAGGAGCCTGAGTATGGACCCCCGCCTCTGATGGTGCAGCTGGGCCTCTTGCGAGCAGAGACTAATAG GCTTCGAGCTGTCCTGGCTGAGAAGGAACGAGAGTGCCAGGCCCTGATGCAACGGGCTCTACAGCGGGTGGATGGGGAGGCCCTGGCCTCTGAGCCCCCAG CTGCTTTCCCAGCAGACCAAGGCCTGGTACAGTGGCTGCAGGAACTGAGTGTGGATGCTGTCACCATCCAGACG